From the Perognathus longimembris pacificus isolate PPM17 chromosome 9, ASM2315922v1, whole genome shotgun sequence genome, one window contains:
- the LOC125357527 gene encoding KH homology domain-containing protein 1-like, which yields MDTCSLSMGAWWTEPENFSAPLVFYLEEEQEEEIFGQEDRYLLCMEEHSHTLIQLEPWFTVTGHTRVTVVGSPRARQWLMGMIWLLEHKDFHYRARGYQMLQSVRSQPLTTKDLAACLRVQLDSLVVKGYQDK from the exons ATGGACACGTGCTCTCTCAGCATGGGAGCATGGTGGACCGAGCCTGAAAATTTCAGTGCTCCGTTGGTTTTCTAcctggaagaggagcaggaggaggagattttCG GGCAGGAGGACAGATACCTTCTCTGCATGGAGGAGCACAGCCACACCCTCATTCAGCTGGAGCCCTGGTTCACCGTCACAGGCCACACTCGAGTCACCGTGGTGGGGTCCCCAAGGGCCAGGCAATGGCTGATGGGCATGATATGGCTTTTGGAGCACAAGGACTTTCACTATCGAGCTCGAG gctaccaGATGCTGCAAAGTGTCCGGAGCCAGCCACTAACCACAAAAGACTTGGCCGCCTGCCTCCGTGTGCAGCTGGACTCCTTGGTGGTGAAAGGCTACCAGGACAAGTGA
- the LOC125357636 gene encoding protein BRAWNIN-like produces MPAGMSWPSYLKMAAASLLAMCASAQVVHSYYQPHLTRPESPPKPGELKTELVGLKERQHKPQVAKQ; encoded by the coding sequence ATGCCCGCGGGCATGTCCTGGCCTAGTTATCTGAAAATGGCAGCGGCCAGCCTCCTGGCCATGTGTGCCAGTGCCCAAGTGGTGCACAGTTACTACCAGCCCCACCTGACAAGACCTGAAAGTCCACCAAAGCCTGGAGAACTCAAAACAGAGCTCGTGGGACTAAAAGAGAGACAACACAAACCTCAGGTCGCAAAGCAATAA